One segment of Tenrec ecaudatus isolate mTenEca1 chromosome 1, mTenEca1.hap1, whole genome shotgun sequence DNA contains the following:
- the LOC142437195 gene encoding dynein light chain roadblock-type 1, with protein MAEVEETLKRLQSQKGVQGIIVVNTEGIPIKSTMDNPTTAQYANLMHNFILKARSTVREIDPQNDLTFLRIRSKKNEIMVAPDKDYFLIVVQNPTE; from the coding sequence ATGGCAGAGGTGGAAGAAACCCTGAAGCGACTGCAGAGCCAGAAGGGTGTGCAGGGGATCATCGTGGTGAACACGGAAGGCATTCCCATCAAAAGCACCATGGATAATCCCACCACAGCACAGTACGCCAACCTCATGCACAACTTCATCTTGAAGGCCAGGAGCACTGTGCGAGAAATCGACCCCCAGAATGACCTCACCTTTCTTCGAATTcgttccaagaaaaatgaaattatggTTGCACCAGATAAAGACTATTTCCTGATTGTGGTTCAGAATCCAACCGAATAA